AAGAGGCAAAGATTTGAAAGGTTCTTGCATGAAGCTGTCAAAGAATAATATATAAACATTGTATAAGTCCGACCATGATGATAAACCAAAACCAGAACAATGTGATATACACTCGTTCCACCAAAGAACAGAAAAATCTTACCAAGTAAACATACTCCTAGCTTCGAGAGAGTTTACAATGACGCCATCATAGCTTCAAGATAAGAAGAAAGAAAATGATGAATGATCAGAAATCATCTCATTGACCAAGTCAAGTCAACTTAGTTTCTGCACTAGAATAATAGAAGATAAGAATCTATAATGCACTGGATCAAACTCAGATCCATCCACATTATCATATTAAACCAAATCATTAAATTAATTATAGCCTTCAAGATTAATTCCAAGCTTTGAATTAATCAAGCAAAGGGAAGTGCAATTTACATACGAGAGCCAGTCAATAACACAGCCTGATGGATGCTTAGCCTCGAGTATAGTGACTGGAACTCCCATTTGCTGCCAAACTCCATGAACTGGACCGTCTTCGAGTGAGTACACCTATCCAAGACAACTGTTATCATCACTTCATATTACTAAAGGTACACACAAATGCATACCTCGATTGCATATCCAATCTCTAGCAGCGCATTGGAGACAGTCACCATTTTCATCTGTTGAGCATCAGCTAACAAATCCGCAAAAACCTTAAAGAAGAGAAAACCTTCAGATCTCTCACAATGGATCAAGTTTCTTTACCTAGAAGCTAAAGAACTGACCAGAGCTAGCTTCGGCTTTCGAAATCCAAAACGCTGCGTAGTAGTAGCAGTGAGATTGAAACCATCACTAGTACTTGTTTGAGCAGCATCTCTCCGGAATTTCATCAGAAGCTTGGTAGGCTCGAATCTAACACCCTCGCCGAAATCGAAAACCCCACTCTCCTTGAAAACGATCAAATCAGGTGGGAGAAGCTCCTCCTTCTTGCTCCTCCACGGCGGTTTATCCGATTTGTCGACGACGACGAGACCGGGGAGGAACATCTGGAAGAGGACGACGAAGAAGAAGAAGACGCACATGGTGCAGATCAACTGGATGTAGTTGAGCTTCTTGAACAGGAAGAATCTCGATAGCCTCGATCTGTTTCTCTGCAAGAACGGGTGTTGCCTTCCCCATCTCGCGGCGGCGGCCTCTCGCTTCGCCGGAATCCCAGATTCCAGAGATCCCATTGAAGTAATTACATGCAACTCCGGCGAGATTACGGATAATGCGACGAAATCTAGTCACGAGAAAGAGCAGTGGAAGTGCGTGTGGTTAATTCAGTTGATGACGTAGAGAGAGAGAGAGAGTGAAAGCAGCGGAAGCGCACAGATGCGTAGATTCTTTCTTGTGAGCTTATTAGTAAAAGCTAAGGAGAGAGAGAGAGAGAGGGAAGCTGTTTGTTTCTTTGGCGTCAATATGGCTGGCAGAATCGAAGGAGACTGTGTAAGCTGCGCGGATTCGAAGGGAGGAAGTCCAAAGAATTATTTTCTTCCTTTGTCCGTCTAATTTCACCTTTTTATTTTATTTTATTTATTTTTCCTTCATTTTGGTCAGATTTCTATCCTTTTAGAGATTTTAATTTGTTTTTTTTCTAATTATGTTAGAGAAAGAGAAATATTATCTTGTTATTAGTTATATTTCACGCGTAGTTTACTTTATTGAAATCCGATCGACCATTAATCATGCATAAAACTGGAAAACAAAACACAAAAGAAAAAATTCAATAAATATATAAATCATATCTGGAAAATAAATGTCTAGTGAACCAACATTTTTTTTTTGACATCCGTGAACTAACATTATTATTTAGGCGTAAGGAACACTTATTTATAGCCGCTGGTCTGATAATTTTCATTTGTGATTTGCATTTTCGGTAAATCTTACACGAGAAGCATCCTCCAGAAAGCCTATAAATTTTAAAATCAGTCACATGTTTGTAAAGTATGGATGATTTATATATACACATCAACTACAGTGTGTTAAAATAAAATAAATGAAATATAAAGCAAGTGGACCCTCATATCATATGCTAGCTGTCAGTCTTAGTTTTGGATTTTTTAATGAATTTTACGCACCTCGTTGTCAATTAGTATCATTCCAGTTCTTCATATGTGTCAGATTTTTCTATCAACAGTTTAAAGATTTTTATCTTTCTAGATATATATTTGTAGAGTACACCAGTCCAATAAAATCAGCAAAATACTTTTGTTTAACAATTTTACCGCTAAAAGGTGTAAAAATCCATGATCAGGATTTGATTCTTCTCATTGCAACATCAGTTAAATTTGACAACTGCAAATGCCATAATTGAATGAAGTAATCATAGAAATGGCAGACAAAATATCAATTATAGCTTGGATCAAACAAACAAAAATGTCAATTATAGGCTTATAGCAGTACGTAATTTGATCCACTGTATTTGTGTGTATACGACTTGAATGAAGTAATCAAATAGAATTTTACCCGACACAATGTCAATTATAGCATTTTTGACATAACATTACTTAAATGGATATAACACTCACAACTTTAAAAGACTCCTACAAAAAGTTACTCTTAACTTTCTTTCCACAGGCCTCTAAAACAATAAAAGAGGGTGCGACCAAAACAATCTCTTTTTTTTGCGCCATTTGAATTTACTCTAAATTTCCTAAAGGGGACTCAAGAGCATGATCATCCACTAACCATAGACCATAGTCACGGAAACGTTTGATCTTCTTTTCAAAACCAACAATGTAGTTATTGTGGATGATCACATGCTTCCCCTTTGTGTCCTTTACCCATGTCTTGTTCTTGAAGTACAATCCTCCTGTTGGAAACGCTGCCTGAGGAAGCAAGTAGAGATCCACCTGCACAACACCCAAAGATCCCCAACAAAAGAGTTTAGAGTAGCTCAAAAAGGTTTAATCTTTTGAGACAGTTTTTTTACGGTGGAACTTGGAGGAAACAATATACATCTACCTGATGAGCTGTTTTCAAAAGTGCCCAGTTAAAACCAGGCTGGTCATTTGCTTTCTTAGCTTTGGACCAAGGTTGGTCTTGAAGTTCCTCAATCCATTTCCTCATCAGAAGCTTTGCGCCACTAGTGGGGCGCAAGAAAATCATGCAGCTACAAATATAAGGCCTTCCTTTTTTACCCGGAGGCGGTAAATCATGAGAATGATCCAACGGCTTAATCTGCCACCAAAAAAAATCAATAAAGAAAACAATAAACAATCTGAATAGTAGTCAAGGAGAGAGAGAGAGTTTAAGTACAGCAGTCATGTCATCCATGAAGTATGCATCATGCCTTCCTTCCAAATACTTGAAGGGATCTTGGAGCCAGACCATATCAACATCGTTGTACATAACACTGTAACCTAGCTCCACAATTTGCAAGAGATGCTGCGGCCTCCTAGCTGTGAAGTTGAAGAAACCCTAAGATTCAGATAATGATCCTTTAGTTAACAAAGATGATTCCAACAAATTTGATCAAAATCAACAAGCAGGGGATTGATGGATACATAATCATTCAAATTCGATCAAAATTAGAAAGAAAAATGGATGCTGACTAAACAATGAAGTAACCTCAGTTGCACCGTACCGCACTTTGATTCTGTTATGCTTATATAACAAACTTTGATTCCGTCCCGCGCTTATATTTATCAGATCTAAGTGAGACAAGTATGATAACAACTAATCCATTTACAGTTAAGGAGATCTTAGAGATAAAAGATTATACAATACCTGGGAGCCGAACTTGTGAGCGGTTTGAGAATCGAACGCGGGAGGGATGAGAACGGCGTGACCAGGCCACCTCTCGTTAACCTTGTAGAGAGTAGCGTAATCCTCAGCGATCACGAGGACTTTGTCCTGGTGCTTCTGCCTCGAGACGCTGATCAGCCAGTTGTTGAGGAAAGGCAAGTAAGCATAGCTCACGGCGCAGACGATCACGGTGCCGTTCTTAGCTGCGAACTGAACGGCTTGAGCGAGGGAGTAGTCGCGCCACTTGGACTGCGAAGGAGAGAGCGTGTTTGTTGGGAAGGGGAATAAGGGAGATCCAGCCCAGGGTAGGAATACGCCCAGGATTACGAGGAGTGCGAGGAGGAGGAGGAGGAGGAGGGGGCCGTTGCGGGAGAGGAGGGAGATGGGACGGTTAGAGAGTGAAGAGTTTGAGAGATGAGATGAAGAGAAAGGGTTTTGGATGGGGCGCTGGTGAAGGTACTTTTGCTGCGCCATTGTTGTACAAGCAAAATTGGGAGAGAGATGTATACAAGAAATGGGTTGATTTCAATACATATACAGATTTGGGATTTTCTGGAGAATTTTCGGGGAAGAAGATAGTGTAGATCTGATGATGATATGGTGTGGAGTGAGAGAGAGAGAGAGAGAGAGAGAGAGAGATCTCAAACACAACGAAGAACAACAATGGCGATTTGGAATCGTATTTCTCATTTCTTCCGGTTTAATTTTAATCTGTCGGGTTACTGCTGGATCTGTCGGTGTTGGATGGGCCGTTAGTTTAAAAACGTTGGGCTTAAGCATCTTGGACCTATCATGTGCCATGCAATAACCAAAGCTTTTCGCGCTTGCTCAGAAATTTCAATTGTTTTCTCTCCCGCGCCCAATGTTTTTTTTGTTTCTTACATATCTATCTTTCCTGTCTGCATTCAGAAACCAAATCGTTGTTGTCGGAACAACGGACAATAGGAGAGATGGCCGGCGAAAACGCGGCGGCGAATGCAATATGTTCAATCTGTTACGAAGATCTAAAACCGGTGGCTGAGAATCTGCAATCGATCTCCGCCTGTGGCCACGTCTTTCACGAACTATGGTTAGTACTGTAACTGCACAATCAATGATCTTCTAAGAGCCCATGTCTTTTTGCTAATCGATTTTTCGTGGAACTCTAGTTTGCAGCAATGGTTCGAGTACTGCCCGAGCACGAACAAACGAAACTGTCCGATTTGCAAGCAGAAGTGCCACCTAAAGGATCCTTTCCGGCTCTACTTTCAATCTTCCGGGAACCAAACCGATTCGATTGCATCGCAAAAGGTTGAGGAAGATCCGGTCTTGTTGAGAGGAGAAGTGAAGCGGCTCCAAGGGAAGATACAGAACCTTGCTTCAGTTCTGGAGGGGCAGCAAAAGCAGAATCTTGAAGTCTCCGACCAGGTAAGCACATAAGGGATGAGTAGAAACATTTGCATACAAGACCCATTTGATTAGTAGAATCGTGCTAAGAAGATAAAGCATAAGGTTATGTTATTATAAATTTATAATCTTTTTGGATTGCTTCTTAGTTGCATCAGTGCAAGGAGCAATTGAAGGAGGACAAAGCAAGAAGGTGGGAGGCTCTACAAGAGATATCAACGACACAACTCTTGCTTAAAGTAAAGTCAGAGGTATAAAACTAAACTAAACTCATCAATGATCCTTAGGTTAGTACAAGTTCGTGTTGAGTTTCTTATTACTATTATGTTTTGTTTTGTGAAAGGAATGTGTTCAGCTTACTTCTAAGTGCGCTAAGCTACAAGACAGAACTATGGCTCTTGCCAAGGAGCTCGCTGCGCTTAAACTGTGGGTTAAATATTTTGGTATTTTTCCTTTTAACGGTTTTCAGACAGTGAAACATTCAGTCTTTTGGTGAGCCTAATATATCTTGTTTTGAGCATTCAGGGTTTCCGATCTAAGCTTGGATGAAGATGATGTTATGAAGCTCGCCATGCTAGGGAATAATGCAAAGACCAAAGATACTATAGATACACTTGTCAAGTCCTTGGTTATCCGAAACAGGTATACACATTTCATATGTTTTTTTGAGCTTCCCTGTTCTCATTTTTTGTCAGGACTCAATTCATTATCTTCCTTTAGTCATATCTGCACAAGTGTAATGTGGTTTAAGCTGATCAGTTCAGTAGCCTGTTTGGTCACTGAAAATACACAATTAAATAAGCAAGTACATTTCGTTTTTGAAATCTTTAATACCAAAACATTCTTGTGTATATATCCACCTCCTACAGGAGTTATAAAGAGTTGCTGGCCAAATGCAATCAGCTGGGTAGAGGAGAAGCTCGGTCTTCTGAGAAACTTGAGAAAGCTATGGAAAAGATGGATAGACTAAAGGTTAGAGTCTTTCTGTTCTTGTATTTCATCTTAGCTGTTTTTTTTTAATCCAGCTCATGTTATCTTTTTTCAACTGAGCAGAAGCGAGTGAGGGAACTTGAGATGATCGCTGAAGAGAGTGAGAACAGAGCTCTAAGGGATATAAAAGTTTCAAAGAACTGCAGTGACAGACAAGTCTCCAAGCCTGCAACAGAGAGCTTTGTTTCTTTCAGAATGCCTCCATCAGGCAACATAGTTGAGAAAATCTCTACACCACTTGGTAAATTTGAGAAGAATGATGGCTTCACCATTCCTGAATCGTGCTTAAGGGGAAGAGGAGACTCTATTTCTCGCAAACCAGAGACGGTTATCGAGATAGATGATGATGTTCCTGAAACCACAAATTCTGGCTTCAGATATTCGGATTCTGTTATGAAAGATGAGAAGAGTGAAGATAGTAATGTTCAGGATGATCCCGTGATCAAGGATATAAAGTTTAACATCAGAGAAAGTCCAGCACCATCATTCTCAACTCGGAACAATGGTACTTCTGCATACATCATCCATCATTTTATGTTCTTGAGTGAAGTAGATTTGAAGATTGTTCAAAACTCAATGCAGGTGCTGGAGACATTTGGTTTTCAAATGGAAACAATCAAAATCTCAGAAGATGGGAAACGAGTCCTTCACTAGGAGGTCATGTCTCAGGCAAGAATGATCTAATCTCTGTTGGACCTGATGGGAAAGGTGGAAGAATCAAGGTGTTGAGATCCAAACCCCAATTTTCTGTGAGTTTTTTTCGTTGCTTCTACTCATCAGTCTCCATAAACTTAGTGATCCTCCTCTCACTATGCTAACCTTCATTCATCTCGAAATCAGGAAATTAAAACCTTCTCACTTGCGTTCTTTTAGATTATGTTTCACTTACTAGACATTTCCACAGTTTCTAATATCTGGTACTTTGCCTAAAGTCGTTGTTCTCTATTTGCATAGAACGCCAATGCAAGCTCAGGAAGTGGTAAGAGATTCAAGGTTGGAAGTAAAACAAGTGGTTCGTCGTCTCAAGGCTGTCTGCAGATCGAACAATTTTTTGGGAAATCCAATCGCTAACATTTCGAGGCCTAAATGAGAATCTTAACTTTTTGGAACAAAAAAAAACACCAAAGCCACCCATGTATTGATGTCAAACTCTTCAAATGTAATCACATGCAAATAAATACATGGGCTGTTTTTGTTCTGGATAAGATTTAACCATATAATGTATGCGGAGTGTTTGCGGCACATAAGAAAACCTCACAGTCTCGCACTTATTATAACTTCCGACTCACGGAAACATTGAGATTTGAGCTACAGATTTCGAAAAACAGAAACCTAAAATAGATCATGCAAATCATAGGACTCGAAAGTACATCAAAATCTACCACTGTTATTTATAAGCATCCACATACCACAAGCAGCAAGAGAAACAGACTTCATAAACTCTTTTTTTTTAGAGGATTGTGGGCAGAGCAGAGTTACTTGTAGCCAAAGCCAAGGTCCAGTTCATGACCCATAGAGCCCTGACGATTAGGGCCACCGGCTTGACCCATTACGGGCGACTGCTTGGATGGGTCTATCCTCTGGTGAATCCCCAAGAGTGCCTGAAGTGAAGCTGGATGATCAACTCTGTTGACTTGAGAACCTGAAAAGACACAAAAACGAAATATATGTTTTGAGAGACCAACTCAAGTGAAGAGCAAACTCCAGTCCACAAAAGGTTTTGAATCCAGGGCAAAAAAAATGAGCGGAAGTTTGAATTTTTTAAGGGGTAAATATAATAGGAAATGGTTTGATCACCTTTTGTTATACCTGGTGGCATACCGTAGTTGGGCTGGCGATGAGCGAAGGGAATGCCCTGTGATGGATTCAATTCGGGGATGAGACCCTGCATTTGGTTGTTTACATTAGGAGAGTGATGGTGTGGTGGAGCACCACCGGGGAATCCTTGCATTAGATGCTGGCGTTGCAGGTTGTCTTGCATATGCACCATATGTGGCGGAAGACGATCAAACTCGGGAAGTCCACTAGTTGTTGAATTCTGGAAAGGTGGACGATGGTGAATGATGTTTGGTGGAAACCGGTGATTTGGTGAAGAATCCTGATGTTGACCTCTGATGCTTCCTTGGCCCATGAAATCGAGCTGAGGTTTTACATGAGCATATTGTTGGGGATGATGTTGAAGAAAGGGACCATCTTGAACTCCCATTGTTGGTCTTTCGTTCCTTGGACCAGAGTTTAAAGCGGCTAGCTTGTCAGAGATGTCGAAAGTTACTTCAAGCTCCTGATTATGAGATCCTGGAGAAGACATGTATTTTACAGGATCGCCAACGCCAAGGAAGTTACCATCTCCTGGAAGGCCTTGTAGCCCTCCGGGGAGACCGTCAGGTCTGATTTGATTTCTTTGGCTCAGTTCACCCATAGACCTGTCTGATCGTAGCGTGACCACAGGAGCATCAGTAACCGTAGCTCTTCCAGAGGCTGGTTCTCCAATTGACTGCAGTTCATTCATGAAGGCACTCCCAAACAGATTCTCAAGAGTCAAAGACTTCTCTGGTGCAAGTACTTCTCCGGCAGTACTTGCTTTCACAGATGGTGGTAGTCTAGTCTCTATGACCGTATCTTGACTTTTTGGGTCGGCACTTCTCTGTAATAAAGAAAGAAGGTGCTGCGAAGCCTGGTCATCAACAGATGCTTTCCGTTGTTTGGTCTTCTTCACTGAAGAAACACTAAAGTCTTGGTCAACTGGCAATGGAGGAGGAGGAGGAGGAGGATAGATTTCACTAACTTCTGACAGAATAGACTGCTCAAGATCTTCACAAGTAAGAACAGGTGGAGCAGCTGTTACTGGTTTAGTTGAGGAAGTGTTGCTTAACTTATCAATGCTTTTAGTGGCATGGCCTTGATAAGGAAAATCCATCGAAAATTCACCCTTAGGTTTTGTCTCAAAGGTTGGCAATTTATCTGCACCTTGAAGTAGTGACAGTAAGCCTCCTGGTGGCCTGCTGGATGGGGGATCTTCGACAGGCTTGTTATCTGCACCGATATTTTTTTTGTTAGAGAGAGAGCAAGAGAGGTCTTGAATTATTATCTTTGTATGGAAAACGTTACTATTCTTGCATAACAGTCTGCCGATTACCTTCTTCAAGGAATAGATGTGCGAACTTTGAGGATTTAACAGGCTGAGGGCTCCGTGTCTCTTCAACTTTTTCTACAACTTTCTACAAAGAATGTGGACATTTGTAAGGTTAAATGAGCTTGTTCGAATTCCACACGGAAACTATGTATATGCAAGTACATGACCATTTCCGTCATTCCCTTAAGAGGCATTAGACTTTGTTTATAAATATCACATGGGTCATTCTTTGCTCACTAAGAGAACAGACACATCATGTTTGTCTATAGTCCCCAGGGTCAATACATCATAAAGGAAAAAGGCTCAATTACGACTGGGTAGTGGACACTAAATCAGAAACAATTATACACCATTAGGACCAAAACGAAGTGCATATCAAACAGATTCACAAGGATAGCATAAATGCAGGAGCTATCAAGGGAAATGAGCTAATTGAAGTAGATCGAATGAATAAACTCACCTTATAAGAGGAGGCACCAGTATTCAAATTTATAGCGGTGTTGAATATCTTATCGAGAATTGATGGCCCATCCTCCAAGCTTTTCTTGTGTTCTAGCGTCACTGGAGCCTGTTCAGTTTTTATAGGATATCCCTGAGCTTCAGCAGCGGTTGAGATGGAGGAAAGATTTTCAAAACTTTTGTCCTGATTAACTGTATTTGTAGATATTCCTACAAATGAAGGTATATTAGCAGCCTTTTCACTTGTGTCAGGGGAGTAGACACGAACAGCTTCACCTTCTACCAGCATCACACTTGAGC
The DNA window shown above is from Brassica oleracea var. oleracea cultivar TO1000 chromosome C3, BOL, whole genome shotgun sequence and carries:
- the LOC106334797 gene encoding cyclin-dependent kinase 13-like isoform X6: MSIPDEQQFAMDQLVGTNDESNKKPRISYTRNFLLSLKDKDVCKKLPNLPSEFNDLLLRHTEDPSPERLRIPGDLRRNDYSSSPPTRGELGSNSRGTHGRWEGRSGSGGWNDKDADSSHSDRDPGERGRRSGLPSRRPWQPPEHDGLLGKGSFPKPSGFGAGSSDPRSQSNDTYQLRRSNEPYHPPRPYKAEPYTRRDTRDSLKDETFGASDSTSEDRAEEERQRRASFELLRKEHQKVFQERQKSSPDLRKNDFDFTELLGESKDEKERPSRSDEVHNTPSDPGSSNHSFPPQSNAPRPLVPPGFASTVLERKQGGKPQAETSQHERSPLNPKGVNMVNAGITIGSSVMLVEGISTNTVNQDKSFENLSSISTAAEAQGYPIKTEQAPVTLEHKKSLEDGPSILDKIFNTAINLNTGASSYKKVVEKVEETRSPQPVKSSKFAHLFLEEDNKPVEDPPSSRPPGGLLSLLQGADKLPTFETKPKGEFSMDFPYQGHATKSIDKLSNTSSTKPVTAAPPVLTCEDLEQSILSEVSEIYPPPPPPPLPVDQDFSVSSVKKTKQRKASVDDQASQHLLSLLQRSADPKSQDTVIETRLPPSVKASTAGEVLAPEKSLTLENLFGSAFMNELQSIGEPASGRATVTDAPVVTLRSDRSMGELSQRNQIRPDGLPGGLQGLPGDGNFLGVGDPVKYMSSPGSHNQELEVTFDISDKLAALNSGPRNERPTMGVQDGPFLQHHPQQYAHVKPQLDFMGQGSIRGQHQDSSPNHRFPPNIIHHRPPFQNSTTSGLPEFDRLPPHMVHMQDNLQRQHLMQGFPGGAPPHHHSPNVNNQMQGLIPELNPSQGIPFAHRQPNYGMPPGITKGSQVNRVDHPASLQALLGIHQRIDPSKQSPVMGQAGGPNRQGSMGHELDLGFGYK
- the LOC106334797 gene encoding uncharacterized protein LOC106334797 isoform X5, translated to MSIPDEQQFAMDQLVGTNDESNKKPRISYTRNFLLSLKDKDVCKKLPNLPSEFNDLLLRHTEDPSPERLRIPGDLRRNDYSSSPPTRGELGSNSRGTHGRWEGRSGSGGWNDKDADSSHSDRDPGERGRRSGLPSRRPWQPPEHDGLLGKGSFPKPSGFGAGSSDPRSQSNDTYQLRRSNEPYHPPRPYKAEPYTRRDTRDSLKDETFGASDSTSEDRAEEERQRRASFELLRKEHQKVFQERQKSSPDLRKNDFDFTELLGESKDEKERPSRSDEVHNTPSDPGSSNHSFPPQSNAPRPLVPPGFASTVLERKQGGKPQAETSQHERSPLNPKGVNMVNAGITIGSSVMLVEGEAVRVYSPDTSEKAANIPSFVGISTNTVNQDKSFENLSSISTAAEAQGYPIKTEQAPVTLEHKKSLEDGPSILDKIFNTAINLNTGASSYKKVVEKVEETRSPQPVKSSKFAHLFLEEDNKPVEDPPSSRPPGGLLSLLQGADKLPTFETKPKGEFSMDFPYQGHATKSIDKLSNTSSTKPVTAAPPVLTCEDLEQSILSEVSEIYPPPPPPPLPVDQDFSVSSVKKTKQRKASVDDQASQHLLSLLQRSADPKSQDTVIETRLPPSVKASTAGEVLAPEKSLTLENLFGSAFMNELQSIGEPASGRATVTDAPVVTLRSDRSMGELSQRNQIRPDGLPGGLQGLPGDGNFLGVGDPVKYMSSPGSHNQELEVTFDISDKLAALNSGPRNERPTMGVQDGPFLQHHPQQYAHVKPQLDFMGQGSIRGQHQDSSPNHRFPPNIIHHRPPFQNSTTSGLPEFDRLPPHMVHMQDNLQRQHLMQGFPGGAPPHHHSPNVNNQMQGLIPELNPSQGIPFAHRQPNYGSQVNRVDHPASLQALLGIHQRIDPSKQSPVMGQAGGPNRQGSMGHELDLGFGYK
- the LOC106334797 gene encoding uncharacterized protein LOC106334797 isoform X4, with the translated sequence MSIPDEQQFAMDQLVGTNDESNKKPRISYTRNFLLSLKDKDVCKKLPNLPSEFNDLLLRHTEDPSPERLRIPGDLRRNDYSSSPPTRGELGSNSRGTHGRWEGRSGSGGWNDKDADSSHSDRDPGERGRRSGLPSRRPWQPPEHDGLLGKGSFPKPSGFGAGSSDPRSQSNDTYQLRRSNEPYHPPRPYKAEPYTRRDTRDSLKDETFGASDSTSEDRAEEERQRRASFELLRKEHQKVFQERQKSSPDLRKNDFDFTELLGESKDEKERPSRSDEVHNTPSDPGSSNHSFPPQSNAPRPLVPPGFASTVLERKQGGKPQAETSQHERSPLNPKGVNMVNAGITIGSSVMLVEGEAVRVYSPDTSEKAANIPSFVGISTNTVNQDKSFENLSSISTAAEAQGYPIKTEQAPVTLEHKKSLEDGPSILDKIFNTAINLNTGASSYKKVEETRSPQPVKSSKFAHLFLEEDNKPVEDPPSSRPPGGLLSLLQGADKLPTFETKPKGEFSMDFPYQGHATKSIDKLSNTSSTKPVTAAPPVLTCEDLEQSILSEVSEIYPPPPPPPLPVDQDFSVSSVKKTKQRKASVDDQASQHLLSLLQRSADPKSQDTVIETRLPPSVKASTAGEVLAPEKSLTLENLFGSAFMNELQSIGEPASGRATVTDAPVVTLRSDRSMGELSQRNQIRPDGLPGGLQGLPGDGNFLGVGDPVKYMSSPGSHNQELEVTFDISDKLAALNSGPRNERPTMGVQDGPFLQHHPQQYAHVKPQLDFMGQGSIRGQHQDSSPNHRFPPNIIHHRPPFQNSTTSGLPEFDRLPPHMVHMQDNLQRQHLMQGFPGGAPPHHHSPNVNNQMQGLIPELNPSQGIPFAHRQPNYGMPPGITKGSQVNRVDHPASLQALLGIHQRIDPSKQSPVMGQAGGPNRQGSMGHELDLGFGYK
- the LOC106334797 gene encoding uncharacterized protein LOC106334797 isoform X7, which produces MSIPDEQQFAMDQLVGTNDESNKKPRISYTRNFLLSLKDKDVCKKLPNLPSEFNDLLLRHTEDPSPERLRIPGDLRRNDYSSSPPTRGELGSNSRGTHGRWEGRSGSGGWNDKDADSSHSDRDPERGRRSGLPSRRPWQPPEHDGLLGKGSFPKPSGFGAGSSDPRSQSNDTYQLRRSNEPYHPPRPYKAEPYTRRDTRDSLKDETFGASDSTSEDRAEEERQRRASFELLRKEHQKVFQERQKSSPDLRKNDFDFTELLGESKDEKERPSRSDEVHNTPSDPGSSNHSFPPQSNAPRPLVPPGFASTVLERKQGGKPQAETSQHERSPLNPKGVNMVNAGITIGSSVMLVEGEAVRVYSPDTSEKAANIPSFVGISTNTVNQDKSFENLSSISTAAEAQGYPIKTEQAPVTLEHKKSLEDGPSILDKIFNTAINLNTGASSYKKVVEKVEETRSPQPVKSSKFAHLFLEEDNKPVEDPPSSRPPGGLLSLLQGADKLPTFETKPKGEFSMDFPYQGHATKSIDKLSNTSSTKPVTAAPPVLTCEDLEQSILSEVSEIYPPPPPPPLPVDQDFSVSSVKKTKQRKASVDDQASQHLLSLLQRSADPKSQDTVIETRLPPSVKASTAGEVLAPEKSLTLENLFGSAFMNELQSIGEPASGRATVTDAPVVTLRSDRSMGELSQRNQIRPDGLPGGLQGLPGDGNFLGVGDPVKYMSSPGSHNQELEVTFDISDKLAALNSGPRNERPTMGVQDGPFLQHHPQQYAHVKPQLDFMGQGSIRGQHQDSSPNHRFPPNIIHHRPPFQNSTTSGLPEFDRLPPHMVHMQDNLQRQHLMQGFPGGAPPHHHSPNVNNQMQGLIPELNPSQGIPFAHRQPNYGMPPGSQVNRVDHPASLQALLGIHQRIDPSKQSPVMGQAGGPNRQGSMGHELDLGFGYK
- the LOC106334797 gene encoding uncharacterized protein LOC106334797 isoform X3 — protein: MSIPDEQQFAMDQLVGTNDESNKKPRISYTRNFLLSLKDKDVCKKLPNLPSEFNDLLLRHTEDPSPERLRIPGDLRRNDYSSSPPTRGELGSNSRGTHGRWEGRSGSGGWNDKDADSSHSDRDPGERGRRSGLPSRRPWQPPEHDGLLGKGSFPKPSGFGAGSSDPRSQSNDTYQLRRSNEPYHPPRPYKAEPYTRRDTRDSLKDETFGASDSTSEDRAEEERQRRASFELLRKEHQKVFQERQKSSPDLRKNDFDFTELLGESKDEKERPSRSDEVHNTPSDPGSSNHSFPPQSNAPRPLVPPGFASTVLERKQGGKPQAETSQHERSPLNPKGVNMVNAGITIGSSVMLVEGEAVRVYSPDTSEKAANIPSFVGISTNTVNQDKSFENLSSISTAAEAQGYPIKTEQAPVTLEHKKSLEDGPSILDKIFNTAINLNTGASSYKKVVEKVEETRSPQPVKSSKFAHLFLEEDNKPVEDPPSSRPPGGLLSLLQGADKLPTFETKPKGEFSMDFPYQGHATKSIDKLSNTSSTKPVTAAPPVLTCEDLEQSILSEVSEIYPPPPPPPLPVDQDFSVSSVKKTKQRKASVDDQASQHLLSLLQRSADPKSQDTVIETRLPPSVKASTAGEVLAPEKSLTLENLFGSAFMNELQSIGEPASGRATVTDAPVVTLRSDRSMGELSQRNQIRPDGLPGGLQGLPGDGNFLGVGDPVKYMSSPGSHNQELEVTFDISDKLAALNSGPRNERPTMGVQDGPFLQHHPQQYAHVKPQLDFMGQGSIRGQHQDSSPNHRFPPNIIHHRPPFQNSTTSGLPEFDRLPPHMVHMQDNLQRQHLMQGFPGGAPPHHHSPNVNNQMQGLIPELNPSQGIPFAHRQPNYGMPPGSQVNRVDHPASLQALLGIHQRIDPSKQSPVMGQAGGPNRQGSMGHELDLGFGYK